TTTTTATTGAAATGTTTGTGTTTAAAGCTAACTGGAAGGCAAACATAGTACCGGCTACATATATCTAGCTTCTTTTTTAAATCTAGCATATATATAGCTTCTTTTAAATTCTCAATCAGCATGCTACACAGTACCGGCTCCTTTCTGCACTTGTCACAATCAACATGCTACATATTATGGTGCTGTAATCAATCAACAATGTATTTATTCAGATTTGTGTTCTCATGGTGCCATGATCTATTGCAAAATTCAGCTGTATGGATTGTTAGCTGAGTTCCCATGTTAATATTGATATACTTTACATGGGCCAAGCTTCAAGTACTTTGATCTCCATGCTATATACGTAGATGCAATATAACTTTCAAGATCTTTTTTGGGTTACTCTGTTCAGCTAAGCAAAGCAACAGATGCAATTATTGTTTTAAGAACTAATGCTATTTTTTTGGTAGAATATGTTCAATTCCTGGTTGATTTCATatagggatgtaaatggtatGGATATTTTCCGATCATATTCGAATTTGATCCGGTCTGGAAGGGTTTTTATCCGTCTGTATCCGATTCCGGGTATTTTTTATCCAGGACTGACCGCATCAACACGGTCCTGAAACTAGCCGTGCTCATCGCGCTGCCGGTTCTGTTTGGCCTCTTGCTAGGGCTCGGCATGGCGCTCGGCTACGGCTTCTTCATGCGGTGGATCTCCACCTTTAAGGCGTTCCAGCAGGAGAGCGAGGTCAAGAGTTCTTGCACGGCATTGTGGTAAGGCACTGCTCTAGAGCATCGTCTCGTGGCTCCTGCACGACGCAAGCTGGGGCCGTTCAGGTGCTGCGGCTGTTATTCATGCATGCCTCATAACTGACAACGTGGAGATGGTTCTGGATGGAGCACAGGACGGGATGTAGGTCAAGATCAAGGGCCGCTGCATGTTGGTTGGGGACATCGCGGACATGTGCTTCCACTCCTACCCAGTCTGGCTCGAGGAGCTGCGCGAGAGCTCCCATGATTGTGAGGTCCATTCCGCCATTCGATAAGGTACCTGTCTGTCCTCCCACTCCTTGCCGTTTCCCACTGTTTGGTTGTTTAGGATTAGCTCCGTGTTGTGTGTAATCCTTTGTGATAAGGATGGGTTTGTCATGAAAAGGATGTGCTTAGCCTTCTTTTTGCTATAAAATACTCTGTCCTGGTAATGTGTCATCTCCCGTGTTAGACTGTCACTGAGGCATATTCTGCACAAATCCCACTATCATGGTTGTTGAGCAACACACATTCCTACATTTTCTTGAAATCAATATTGCAATTGGCAGATTCAAAAAATTAGGGAAAAGTGCGACTTCTGGGTACACAATGTAAATTCATTTTGAATATTGTTTTTGCCGTTTGCTGGATGTGATGTCATGTATCTTTGTTGCTCTCCTGTGGTTAGTCGTGGATTGCGCTGATCAAGAGCCCTGGTGCTGCAAAGGCTGGCAGAGGCTGCTGCACGACCTCATCGGCCGTGAAGGCCCGTCCCTTGAAATAGTTTGCGTGCCAATCGCTGGCCTGGCCATCCTTTTTTGGCCACTGGTGGTGGTTGGGAGCGTTTTGTTGGCTATCGTCTTGAGCATTTTCGTGGGCCTCTATGGCACAATCATTGTCTCCAGGTTACTAAACTGACAGTGATGAATTATTGCTAATCTGTGGGAAAGATTATGTGATGTCACTTACAATTTTTCTTGCCTTATTTTTTTGCAGGAGAAATCATTTCAAAGGGGAGTTTCATATGTTGTGGCCAATGTTGCAGAACTCAATGTACACCAATGATTGGCTTTACATCCGTGAAGGAATAATTCTCCCAAAGTACAGCATTTCTGTTGACCATTTTGATTTGAAATATCCTGATGTCCTTTGTCATGTGCTTCTTCCTCACTACTCGATTGTTTAACCTTCTATTTTTGAACAATTATTAGGCCTTTCTACAGAAAGGGGAAACCATCCAACTTCAGAGTTCTCAGTCAGAACAAATGCCTCTGTCAAAGTGAAGCACCAGCAATGTTGGTTCTGGATTTGGCTCCTGCAAGATCAGTAAGAGAGGCTATACAAGAAGTCAAAATGGTACATGTATGTTTCCTTCTTTCATGAATCATGAGTTTAATTCATGGCATTCCCAGCTTGTCTGCAAGCTGCACACATTTTCCCTGATATTGTTTTTGAATCTCTATTTTTCTCAGACCCTGATATGCTGGAGGTAGGGAATGGTGGCATGGCTTTTCCTGAGTATCGCTCACATTTTAGCATCTGGGCTCTCATGAAGTAAGTGTTTGTGAATTTTGGACCAATTTTGTCAGTCCTATTCGGTTACTACTTCATCAGCCATTAAGGGGGTACTTGGGTCGAGGGATAAACTgaacaatcttgtaaaataaaAAACTCTAATTTTTATTGCTCAAAATCTGTGTCTTTATATATCTGATGATTTATGACTGATGTCTTGTGTGACTGCTCTCCTGAAGCACTGTACATTTATTGTAAACTTGCTTATGACCCATGTTTTTATTGCTCAAACCACAACATTGATAATATATCTGGATTTTTTCTTCTGCTTGCAATATTAATGATTGAACAAATTatcacaaaaataataaatGCTATATAAGTCTTTAAGAAAATCTAGATCAGAGGGAGAAGAGCCTCTTTGGGACTAGAAAAGTCCTGGCATCCGGCCTGACATCTGTGAAATTTTTCCCGAACGACAGCACCTACTTAGGGCCAGCAGCATCTGGATGTATTTGATGGAGCTTGAGCCAGTGAATGACTTCTTTTGTGCAAGACCTGGGTTAGAATCCCGGGTGGTTGGTCCCACTACTTGGTGTCCAACCACTAAACTGTCCGTGCATTTGCTAATAAATGCTATATAAGTTTGTTGAGTAAATTCTCCACTTCCTGATATTTTCTTCCAATTTGGAAGTATGACTTGCAGTGTTACCCTTCAGGACCCTCTATTAATTGGCTGTGATGTCAGAAATGACTTCAGAAATGATGAAAATATTGAGCAACAAAGAAGTAATTCAAGTAAACCCAGGTATTATTATGATACTTTTCAGAAAGTAATTGATTACATTAATGTTCATTTAATTGTGTAAACTGTTGAGTTTTCATGTATTATTTCTGTAGGTCCtcttggagttcaaggaagaAAAATTTTATGACAGGGAAAATGCGGATGCTGCGAGGTGATTTGACTGTCAATTTCCAGTTTATACGAGGCTATGTTTCAGCTATAGGATCTGTCCTATGTTAGCACCATTTTGAATTTTAGTGCATCAGTATGTCAGACTAATATAACTCGTGGTTTGCAGGTGTGGGCTGGCTCCCTGTCTGGAAATTGGCTTGCTGTTACTTTGTGGAACCGTTGTTTGGACACTGCTAATATTTGCAATGAAATTGCCAGTGGTAGCCAGTAGGCCTTGATGAATCAGCTGCCTATTCTGTTAGAGATATGTGGAAGCTAAAGCAAATAGTTTCAATTGTTATCAGGTGCCTCTTTACTTTGAAGCACACCAGGTCAAAGGAAAATAGTTTTCATTGGAATTTATTTTTTCCCCATCATGAAACTCTATCAGAAAATGTTGTTGCAACGTTTGGCCCTAAAGTTTACATGCTTGACACAAAGATTTATGTTTTTTTCTCGTGCCATCAGTGTCGCTTCAATTTGATTAATGGCAATAAACTCCATGTGTTTCCCTGTATTCTGTTCCACTCATGCGGAAGTTAGACTCGTGCAGAAATGTTGCTATATTGTTTGCCTTTTTTCTGGGGGAGTTAATACAAGTGGACCCTGTAAAGTCCCCGCTCGAGTTAAGTTGATTATTGTGGAGCCTACAGCCGATGCCATGCTGACCATGGTAGGCACTTGTCATAACTGAGCATCAGAAGCAAGGTTtaataaatagaaaaataactCATCACATTAAGTATGCATTGATTTTTTTCGTAGCAACATACGGGCATTAAGGCCATAGTCTAAATTTTCTTGCTCACTTTTTTTTTAGAAGGTTCAAAAGGACTTGATAGTGAAATAATTGCTCAGACTATCCTGATACGATTTAAATGCATTGTGGTGTCCCGTACAATGGATGGTCATTTCCCTCTGGTTTACATCACCGGTCTAGGTCTAATATCCAAGATAGCAAACATATGCTACGCCATCAACAATTTTGGTTTCTATTGCAGATGTCAGAGTTGGCATATGAACAAATCCTATTTTGCGTGATGGCATCAAATGTCCGGTGCGAGTAAATGAGATGCTAGGAGAATCATCAAGGAATCAAAactgaagaaacttcttataATAATCTAGATTAAATTAGATTTAGAATGAAGTGGATTGCTACATTTttagtaaaaaaataatttagttGTTTTAGTAATTTAGTTGTTTTAGTAGaatttaattgttttagtaGTCGTTCGATTCAATATAATCCAACTTTGCTTTGTTATATTAATTATAAATCTCATGTTATTttaaaatataattattttaaaatatgtgatatttttaaatataaatattCTTTAAACATGTGCCTGTGGCATGTGCATCTTCACtagttatattaaaaaaaaacaggactCCAACCCGGATAAGCAGTTGCTACTCGTTCGGCGAACAACGAACTACTTTCTGTGTCGTTGTTGCGCAAGCAATTTTAATATGATTTGAGCTAACTGCCCAAGACAAGATGATGATTTTTGAGCCAGGGAAAATGGGATATGCTGATGCGTTTATGCAGAGATGCTTACAGTTCTATGCATGGGAAGATAAGAACGGGCAGCGCGGGGCAATGATTCATGGGTCCCTGTCGCTGAATTTCATATGCTTGGAAAGTTACTGATGACCCGTTCTTCAAATGTAAGCTGCATTCAGCTTGTGTTGTGATTCTTTTGGTGGTGCACGTTGCATGGTGATGGTGTGATGCACTCTTGGCCTCTGGAAGGGCCTTGTTTTTCATGGCATCCAATGGACACTGGCTGCCTGCGCTGCGCTGGCCAGAAAATATACATGTTCAGCTCCAACCTGTCTCCTGCTAGGTGTCAAGGTGCGCATGACAGTAGCTAGCGATGGTCAAACAGAGTTTGTCTGTCATGGTTATCAGTTGCCGTGTTAGATTATTGTACATTTTGTTGCTCGATCTATGTGTGGAATTAATAACACTGCTTACTGAGGTCATTGTGGTTGTGGGATGAGACCCCTTTTATATATACTTGAGATGTGAAAGGGTCCTTTTTCTTCCATAGCGTATTTTCTGTATTTTGAACACTTAAATTTATTGGAGTCTTAACATTCAAGCTATTATGTATTCTTCCAATAACTTCATCATTCTAATTAATTACATTTCAACAAATACACTTTGGCATTATAGATTATAGTTTCTGTTATTTCAATAAAGTGGCCAGTTTATATATGCAACCAAAAACATCATTGCTATACTGTTTCAATGAAAATTTCAACATTATAAAAGAAGTCTAATAGACTTTTGTAGTAAACATGGTAAAATCTTAAATTATTGTGGAACCAGAAGAGTTTGCAATGCAAAAGGACAATAGCTTCAAGGGCCAGATAGTACCTTTTCAACTTTTCATCAAATAAAAGTTAAATTGGGTACCATACGATTATCTTGATGCTTTTCAAAGCTAAATTGGACAAATTCAGATTGCCTCATGCTAGCGCCAGAGCGAAGAGGCAATAATTTGTTTATGAATGAGTATTGTCAACCTCATATTTGGGCAGAGGGACGAGGCAAATAATGCATTTAACAGCAAAGTCTGGTCagcttatatatgtcaagaaaaacagcaccaatagctattattttttaaagatttaaaATAACTATAATGTTTCAatgtaagaaaaaaaatctaatagATATTTGTAGTAAACATGGAAAACTATTAGATTATTGGTCAACTACAACAGTTTGTAATGCGAAAGGACAACAGCTTAAAGGGCCAGACTATACTTTTCAacttttcataaaaaaatatatatgtgtcaTATTATTATCACGATGTTTTCTGAACTAATTAAATTATTGCACTGAGGTTGCCTCATGCTAGCGCCAGAGCGAAGAGGCAATAGTTCGTTTTATGAATGAGTTTTGAATCTTTGAACTATTCGGGTAAGCTTCTTATTGTAGCTTGAGTATTATTGTACTAATGAACAGAGACTTTTGTGTGATAAACTATATGTGAGGCATGATTACCCTGATGTTTTTGGAGACAATAACTATGTGAGTTTGACTCATGTTTGGCCCACAGGGAAGAGGCAATAAGTCATCTAACAATGAGTGTTATTCAATCTTTGAACTGTTCTGGAATGAGCTGCTAATTGTAgccttattattatttttatttgcgACACTATGATTTGTATATCAGCTAAAAACCTTAGCAGCACtgttagcaaaaaaaaatatgtatgTCTTCAGGAATCAGCAAGAGCCAACATAAAACCCATTTATAGACACAATGCAATGGTTCTGAATATTTTTGTTTCTTCTATCTCATTCTCATTGAACTGAACTTGTTATGAATATTACTCTGTTTTTGATGCAGAAAAGAAACTAATTCATTCAACTTGAGCACTGTCCTTATAGACAATAAGAAAATCGTAAGACCTCAAAACTTCTTCGGTGAAATTGTCGTTGTCGACTTGTCGCCATTTCAATTTATTTTCGAATTTTGAAAGCTCTGTCACTCCGATTTATTTCGCAACATCCTTTATTCTCTTGAAACCTCTAGAAATGTTTGAATGCCATGTTGTGGTTTGTGGAGATAAGGGCAAGAAGACGAGCTTTTACCAACAACAAAAGCAGGTGGCATGGTTTGGGCGCTGGGGGTCCCCATCGCCACTAGCAAGAATCCATCACTCGGCAGCGTGTGTCCAAAACAGACGCTGTCGTCGTACCTTGTTCCCTTTTGCCCGTAGTAGGCCTTCAAGACTCCCAAGAAACCTTTGCCGTAAAAGGTTTACAAGGACTTATCAATCATCATTATCACGATCTAGGACTCTTCACTCCAAATGGGTATTCGTTCaacctttgtttttttttcctccataATCCCTTCTGTTCTTTTGCTGTTGTCTTCGGATAAAATATATGTTTTTTCCTTGCACAATCATGTTGGTTGTTGGTAGATCCAGAAGGAACGAACTTAGTATATCATGGACGTAGGAACGGTACATGTGCAACTTTGGGAACTCCATGGACTTATGGAAATCATAGTAGACTTGCTCCTAGTGAGAAATTTTTTTCTTGCTACGGTACATGCACGGCCAGTTATAAAAACAGAGTGGGCAGCAATAATTATAATGTGGCATTATTAATATCGCAGCAGCACAAGGCAAGACTTCTTGATGGATCGCCGTATACTTCGTCCCCGTCTCCAACAATAATGTCTTTTATTTATGTGTTTCTCGGTCCATCTGACATAGACGGCCCGAGAAACCGACATTTTGAGGAGGAGATTAAATCGAACACCATGAAGCGTATACATGTCCACAAGTTCCATCTCCATATATATCATCATCTCAACTTAACCAATAATGCCCATGAACAATCTGTCCCAAGACCCAGATAAAAAGCCTCACGACTCACAAGAAAGCACAAATGAGAGCCACAAAAGGGCAGAGTGGTTGTACCAGAAACAAAGGCCGGCCGGTGAGAAACGCAGGCAGGATCATGAGGAATGAGTGTGTGCAAGGTAGCCTCTCTGACCAGACCAGATCTGGATCAGGTCCAGGTTGCTATCAGCATCTGATGCGACACACAAATTTTCCACCTAGAATAATGCGTGTGACTCGGAGAAATGACGAGGCGTGCAGCAGGGAGCAGGCAATGTGGCCGTGCCGGCGACAGGTGGCGTGGCCATCCGGTACACACAAGATTCAGACACAGAAAAGGAGGCAATAATGCAGCAGGGAGAGAGGCTCACGATCCCGGGCTTCCAAGTCACATGCTGCATCGCCTACTGATGAGATGAGAGAGACCGGCCGGCTGATTTGGCAGGCTAGCCAGACGGATGGATGGTTGGATGGATAAACGGCCTCTGGCAGCACCCAAGGGCCGGTTTTTGTATGGACCAGAAAGTGGCTCATAGGT
The nucleotide sequence above comes from Panicum virgatum strain AP13 chromosome 3K, P.virgatum_v5, whole genome shotgun sequence. Encoded proteins:
- the LOC120700965 gene encoding uncharacterized membrane protein At3g27390-like, with translation MCFHSYPVWLEELRESSHDFVDCADQEPWCCKGWQRLLHDLIGREGPSLEIVCVPIAGLAILFWPLVVVGSVLLAIVLSIFVGLYGTIIVSRRNHFKGEFHMLWPMLQNSMYTNDWLYIREGIILPKPFYRKGKPSNFRVLSQNKCLCQSEAPAMLVLDLAPARSVREAIQEVKMVHDPLLIGCDVRNDFRNDENIEQQRSNSSKPRSSWSSRKKNFMTGKMRMLRGVGWLPVWKLACCYFVEPLFGHC